TGGTGTAGGCACCCACCTCGGACAGGGTGGTGATGGCCGGCCGCAGGGTGGCAAGGTCTGCCGCGTCGATCGACGCCATGCCCATCCCGTCGATCGTCGCCATCAGCCGGACGACCCGCTCCCCTTCCGGCACCGGCAGGGGCTTGAGCATCGCGGTATGGAGAAACGAGAACGTGAAGATGCTGAGCCCGAGCCCGCCGGCGAGCACCACCACCGTCACCAGCGAGAAGAACGGCTGCCGTCCGAGCAGGCGCACGGCATGGCGGATATCCTGCCAGAAGAACACGGAGGGCCTCGTGGTCTGGGCGGAACGGGAGCCGATGGGTGACTGCGGGTCGTGGGGCGAGCGAGGGGGGGCCCGCCTCGAGGCCGGACGGTGAGGGTGAAGTCAGGGTTTCAGATCGGCACGAGGAGCGGGCGGTGACGCGACCGATGGTCGGGCGGCGGGCAGTGGGGCCTCCCGGACGTTTGCCGTTCCCTGACAGACGCCATGTGCGTGCCCGCCGCGCTCGTCAGTCCCCTAGGTGGGAGGAGGCCTCCCACTTCGCAGCAACTATCCGATAACGTGGCGGACGAGGTAACGGTGGGAACGCACCGGGGTTTGAGCAACGCCCTGTCGCGCCTGCAGGGGCGCTGGAAGATGACGTCGGGATCGCGGGACGGCCGGCCACTGCCCGCCGCACTGGTAGACCGATCGGAGCGGGTCACCGAGGGAGAGGAGACCCTGGTGCGGATCGACGGGCAGCTGCTCTCGTGCGCCACCTTCACGGTGGACACCGCGGCCGAGCCCCACACCATCGACTGCCACCTGACCGCGGGTCCCGGCAAGGGACAGGTGCAGTACGGGATCTACCGGCTCACCGACGACCTGGTGCAGTT
The Gemmatimonadota bacterium DNA segment above includes these coding regions:
- a CDS encoding TIGR03067 domain-containing protein, which gives rise to MSNALSRLQGRWKMTSGSRDGRPLPAALVDRSERVTEGEETLVRIDGQLLSCATFTVDTAAEPHTIDCHLTAGPGKGQVQYGIYRLTDDLVQFCFGAPGAPRPARFGTARGDGTTSTEWRKVPE